In Candidatus Zixiibacteriota bacterium, one DNA window encodes the following:
- a CDS encoding sugar transferase: MLKENEFFYRRLHFLGDLFLTITALYLSLYLCSQNQIVESGFIRELLLFVLPIWSFFFLTDRKTYKYRQIPLTRIFANLLNPFLKSTTLLLFALFAANSLNESLRVIALFAGIDLLALAVLRGGMKLFLNVKYHNGNHLSNILIVGTGSLAREFIQKVKENRDWRFRILGLLDWEESKKGELVSGTPVIGTLKDLPRIIKNSHLDYIVYAVTRRFLNLIDESLNICEKMGVSTCILADYFPNGLCKQKVLTLEEKPLILFSSGPKKDEFIIAKEILDRTLSFFMVILLSPIFLISALLVKISSKGPVLFKQVRVGLNGKKFILYKFRTMVENAEELKPGLLNKNEMDGPVFKIKEDPRVTRLGGFLRKTSLDELPQLFNILKGDMSLVGPRPPLPSEVSNYDLWHRRKLCMKPGLTCLWQVNGRNKINFEKWMKLDLEYIDNWSLFLDFKILLKTIPAVLSGSGV, from the coding sequence ATGCTAAAGGAAAATGAATTTTTCTATAGGAGATTGCACTTTTTGGGGGACCTTTTTCTCACTATCACAGCATTATATCTATCCCTGTACTTGTGCAGTCAGAATCAAATTGTGGAGAGTGGCTTTATCCGGGAGCTTTTGCTTTTTGTTCTTCCGATCTGGAGTTTCTTTTTCCTGACTGATCGAAAAACCTATAAATATCGGCAAATACCTTTAACCCGGATATTTGCAAATCTTCTTAATCCTTTTCTGAAAAGTACCACTCTCTTATTATTTGCCCTGTTTGCAGCAAATTCCTTGAATGAAAGCTTAAGGGTAATTGCTTTGTTCGCCGGGATAGACCTCTTAGCCTTGGCAGTCCTGAGAGGAGGCATGAAGCTTTTTCTGAACGTAAAATATCATAACGGAAACCATCTCTCCAACATCCTGATAGTGGGCACCGGCTCACTTGCCAGAGAGTTCATCCAGAAGGTGAAAGAGAATAGAGACTGGAGATTTAGAATCTTAGGTCTCTTGGATTGGGAAGAGTCCAAAAAGGGAGAATTAGTCTCCGGGACACCGGTGATAGGAACTTTAAAGGACCTGCCCCGGATCATCAAGAATTCCCATCTGGATTATATAGTTTATGCTGTGACAAGGAGATTTTTGAACCTGATTGACGAAAGCCTGAACATCTGCGAGAAAATGGGGGTTTCGACCTGTATTTTAGCTGATTATTTCCCGAACGGTTTATGCAAACAGAAGGTTTTGACCTTGGAGGAAAAACCGCTCATACTTTTCTCCTCCGGTCCAAAAAAAGATGAGTTTATTATCGCTAAAGAGATTTTGGATCGAACCTTATCCTTTTTCATGGTAATCCTCTTGTCCCCTATTTTCCTGATCTCTGCACTTTTGGTCAAGATTAGCTCTAAGGGTCCAGTCCTTTTCAAACAGGTGAGAGTGGGACTGAACGGTAAAAAGTTTATACTTTATAAATTCAGGACTATGGTAGAGAACGCCGAAGAGCTCAAACCAGGTTTATTAAATAAAAACGAGATGGATGGACCTGTCTTCAAGATAAAAGAGGACCCCAGAGTTACCAGACTGGGGGGATTCTTGAGGAAAACAAGCTTGGATGAACTGCCCCAGCTTTTCAACATTCTGAAAGGAGATATGTCCCTGGTTGGTCCCAGACCTCCTCTGCCCAGCGAGGTTAGCAATTACGACCTCTGGCATAGAAGAAAGCTATGTATGAAACCGGGCCTGACCTGTCTCTGGCAGGTGAACGGCAGAAACAAGATAAACTTTGAGAAATGGATGAAGCTGGACTTAGAATATATAGATAACTGGTCTTTGTTTTTGGATTTCAAGATCTTGCTCAAAACAATCCCCGCAGTTCTTTCCGGAAGCGGGGTCTGA
- a CDS encoding capsule assembly Wzi family protein: MKKRLIFLFFILLTIHQPPIRAGQMETVPVGDKSYAWIYEYTDKLYLRGYLKELHSGTKPYYRGEVASALLNLKAKMEKQELKLNSFENYLLSELELEFEPEMKNLGDKKRLKFGADFLENSRFLSRSRSIFYESFLPYIQADIGDKFSLICRYSIDEGLAKDSLYTGKIWKGFAGDAVQAYLSFKLPYFNLFLGRDNLSWGQSRLSSLILSPDSPPMDMLRIEGKWGFFKATSFFTKLDPVEYADSTGISKARRYLSAHRLSFRIKEFAQIGFSETVVYGGKNRQFELYYLNPLLWFHGAQLNEGEDDNTFLGFDFNFTPFRKILLYGELLIDDFQIEKKNSSDKEPNEIAYSLGTKAVDLFGLTGTELNLEYLRINNWTYNQKYPWNRYLYKHRIIGNSLGPDTDELHFSLSGYLKKNLEAKISLDHLRKGEGKISSSWNQPWLNPDYQDKFPSGTVENSNTYQLSLSYNYRNLFRANLSGDLTKVSNAGNIPGRDEKLTRFSLLIHYHLAKKIGG; this comes from the coding sequence ATGAAAAAGAGACTAATTTTTCTATTCTTTATACTATTAACCATCCACCAACCACCAATCCGGGCTGGACAGATGGAGACTGTGCCGGTTGGAGATAAAAGCTATGCCTGGATATACGAGTATACAGATAAGCTATATCTGAGGGGATATTTGAAGGAGCTTCATTCGGGAACCAAGCCTTATTACCGGGGAGAGGTTGCCTCTGCCCTCTTGAATTTGAAGGCAAAGATGGAAAAACAGGAGCTCAAATTGAATTCCTTTGAGAATTACCTGCTGTCCGAATTAGAACTAGAATTCGAGCCAGAGATGAAAAACTTAGGCGATAAAAAGAGATTGAAATTCGGAGCAGATTTTCTGGAAAACAGTCGTTTTCTCTCCAGGAGCAGATCTATCTTCTATGAATCTTTCCTCCCTTATATCCAGGCAGATATCGGAGACAAATTCTCTTTGATCTGTCGTTACAGTATTGATGAGGGCTTAGCCAAAGACTCTCTCTACACTGGTAAGATATGGAAAGGTTTTGCCGGGGATGCAGTGCAGGCTTATCTTTCCTTCAAGCTGCCTTATTTTAATCTATTCTTAGGTCGGGACAATCTTTCCTGGGGCCAGAGTCGTCTCTCCTCTCTAATCTTGTCACCTGATTCACCTCCGATGGATATGCTGAGAATAGAAGGGAAATGGGGATTTTTCAAGGCGACCTCATTTTTCACCAAGCTCGACCCTGTCGAATATGCTGACAGCACCGGAATAAGCAAGGCTCGAAGATATCTTTCAGCTCATCGCTTGAGCTTTAGGATAAAAGAGTTTGCCCAGATCGGCTTTTCGGAGACGGTCGTATATGGAGGTAAGAACAGGCAGTTTGAGCTTTATTACCTGAATCCCTTATTGTGGTTCCACGGTGCCCAGTTGAATGAGGGTGAAGACGATAACACTTTCTTAGGATTCGATTTCAATTTTACACCTTTTAGAAAAATCCTTCTTTACGGGGAACTTTTGATAGACGATTTTCAGATAGAGAAGAAAAACTCTTCGGATAAAGAGCCGAATGAGATCGCCTATTCTCTGGGTACAAAAGCCGTTGACCTTTTTGGTCTTACAGGCACGGAGCTGAATTTAGAGTATCTCAGGATAAACAACTGGACTTATAACCAGAAATACCCCTGGAACAGGTATCTTTACAAGCATAGAATCATCGGAAACTCCTTAGGGCCAGATACAGATGAGCTTCATTTCTCTCTTAGTGGGTACTTGAAAAAAAACTTAGAGGCAAAGATCTCGCTGGACCACTTAAGGAAAGGAGAGGGGAAAATCAGCTCCTCGTGGAATCAGCCCTGGCTTAATCCAGATTATCAAGATAAGTTCCCCAGCGGCACAGTAGAAAACAGTAACACCTATCAACTTTCCCTGAGCTACAACTATCGGAATCTGTTCCGGGCAAACCTGTCTGGCGATTTAACCAAAGTGTCCAATGCAGGGAATATTCCGGGAAGAGATGAAAAGTTGACCAGATTTTCACTTTTAATTCATTACCACTTGGCAAAAAAGATAGGGGGGTAA
- a CDS encoding N-acetylmuramoyl-L-alanine amidase, with protein sequence MKNSYSKEYEILEDTIFTRIHDICIDPGHGGPTAQQYNNNGDGYGTLGCGNYYGDSLSEQWVNLQVAWKLLELMHGYLCPEYAFQRVVMTRIGETDIEQPPAGWRWRVRVSRYGNAGRAVNEFISIHHNGFQTMADQRVETWWCNWPQTDDSGFARDTSSTLAWKVSTKIYDYFNADQQCYECYKNQGAGLKCYDNFVLPKVVSTHVLTEASDIHLHCDERSLFEDPNGWHARVEANGIFEGWCSYKRNAGFVTVKIHALTGDDGWVFISPPQQNGAWFSSPYYSVWRDGETWRVDFPYRVSMGGVVDTFHHLRELENGIYSTIWSIIYTVPQCSTHTIIGYYKGGPFYANLYWPDGGQEWLVGNSEVIWWQGTDYGLDSTTLIDIFLDRNSGQNGFKETLFTDIPRRDYLAVGWEVTGPASKKCRIKIIAHDCVDNTATDVSSYDFTIRFPNIAGDANTDGSVTVADVVYLVNYFFKGGPPPDPLWKGDANGDCKVNVGDAVYLVSYLMKGGPTPICKDSCWGCMRALAKDDEKPYTKAPSFLEKIFKGNKESSEKRIESDFKSDSK encoded by the coding sequence ATGAAAAATTCTTATTCGAAAGAGTATGAGATTTTAGAAGATACGATTTTTACCAGGATCCATGATATTTGTATAGACCCAGGTCACGGTGGGCCAACTGCACAGCAGTATAATAACAATGGTGACGGCTATGGTACTTTAGGATGTGGTAATTATTATGGGGATAGCCTGTCTGAGCAATGGGTGAACCTTCAAGTTGCGTGGAAGTTATTAGAACTTATGCATGGTTATTTATGTCCAGAATATGCATTTCAAAGGGTCGTCATGACAAGAATTGGGGAGACTGACATAGAACAACCTCCGGCTGGATGGCGGTGGCGGGTCAGAGTAAGTAGATACGGAAACGCAGGTAGGGCAGTTAATGAATTTATTTCCATTCATCATAATGGTTTTCAGACTATGGCTGATCAACGAGTAGAGACTTGGTGGTGTAATTGGCCGCAAACAGATGACAGTGGTTTTGCAAGGGATACTTCTAGTACTCTTGCTTGGAAAGTAAGCACTAAAATTTATGACTACTTTAACGCTGATCAACAATGTTATGAGTGTTACAAAAATCAGGGTGCAGGCTTAAAATGCTATGATAATTTTGTCTTGCCGAAGGTTGTATCTACTCATGTGCTAACAGAGGCTTCTGATATACACTTACACTGCGATGAGAGAAGTTTATTCGAAGATCCAAACGGCTGGCATGCAAGGGTTGAGGCTAACGGAATATTTGAAGGATGGTGTAGTTACAAGAGAAATGCTGGTTTTGTTACAGTCAAAATTCACGCTTTAACAGGCGATGATGGATGGGTATTCATTTCACCTCCTCAGCAGAATGGAGCTTGGTTTAGTTCTCCGTACTACAGTGTGTGGAGAGACGGTGAGACCTGGCGAGTAGATTTTCCATACCGGGTGTCCATGGGTGGGGTTGTAGACACTTTTCATCACCTGCGAGAGTTGGAGAATGGGATTTATTCTACGATTTGGAGTATTATCTACACTGTTCCCCAATGTAGCACTCACACTATAATTGGCTACTACAAAGGCGGCCCTTTTTATGCTAATCTTTACTGGCCGGATGGTGGGCAGGAGTGGCTGGTAGGGAATTCGGAGGTGATCTGGTGGCAAGGAACCGACTATGGGCTTGATTCCACCACTTTGATCGATATTTTTCTGGACAGGAATAGTGGGCAGAATGGCTTTAAAGAGACCCTTTTCACCGACATACCCAGAAGGGATTACCTGGCTGTAGGCTGGGAAGTAACTGGACCGGCTTCAAAGAAGTGTAGAATAAAAATAATAGCCCATGATTGCGTGGACAATACCGCAACAGATGTAAGCAGTTATGATTTCACTATTAGGTTTCCGAATATCGCAGGAGATGCCAATACCGATGGAAGCGTCACGGTTGCCGATGTGGTTTACCTGGTGAATTATTTTTTTAAAGGAGGTCCTCCACCTGACCCTTTGTGGAAGGGGGATGCGAACGGCGATTGTAAGGTAAACGTTGGAGACGCGGTATATCTGGTAAGTTATCTTATGAAAGGGGGTCCAACTCCGATTTGTAAAGATAGTTGCTGGGGTTGCATGCGGGCTTTAGCCAAAGATGATGAAAAGCCTTATACCAAAGCCCCATCCTTTTTAGAGAAAATCTTCAAAGGCAATAAGGAATCCTCAGAGAAAAGAATTGAATCTGATTTTAAGTCGGATAGCAAATAA
- a CDS encoding glycosyltransferase family 4 protein, with amino-acid sequence MKIAFIGQKGIPATYGGIEDFTEKVALRLSKKGHQVTVYCRPYYTQIEGEYKGVTLKKIKSIKTKHLDAISHTFFSSLDALSEDYDIVNYQGIGPSSLSFLPRLKGKTKVVVTIHSLDWKRKKWGPLAKSLLRLAEYPSVFFPHKLATISEELKNYLEKNFKREVFKVTPGIDPPNQRESQRIKKYGLEKNKFILFLGRLVPEKGCHYLLEAFKDLDTDYKLFVAGNGFFSEDYLKKLHAYKSEKILFGGFVEKEVLEELFSNAYLYVLPSEIEGVPQALLQALSYDRCVLASDIPENKEAMGKWGFTFKNKDVRDLRENLTSLLSNKEAVQNGGNKRSNYVKSKYSWDKTAEDLEKLFIECVEEK; translated from the coding sequence ATGAAAATAGCTTTTATTGGACAAAAAGGGATACCTGCCACCTACGGAGGGATTGAGGATTTTACCGAGAAAGTGGCGCTGAGGCTTTCGAAAAAGGGGCATCAGGTAACAGTTTACTGCAGACCGTACTATACTCAAATCGAAGGGGAGTATAAGGGAGTAACCTTGAAAAAGATTAAAAGCATAAAGACCAAACACTTAGACGCCATCTCCCATACTTTTTTCTCCAGCCTGGACGCGTTGTCTGAGGATTACGATATTGTTAACTATCAAGGCATCGGACCTTCCTCCTTATCCTTTTTACCCAGGTTAAAAGGCAAAACCAAGGTGGTGGTAACCATACACAGTCTGGACTGGAAAAGGAAAAAATGGGGTCCTTTAGCTAAATCTCTCTTAAGGCTGGCAGAGTATCCCTCAGTTTTTTTCCCCCATAAGTTAGCGACTATTTCTGAAGAGCTGAAAAACTACCTGGAGAAAAATTTCAAAAGGGAAGTTTTCAAAGTCACTCCCGGAATCGACCCTCCGAATCAAAGGGAGTCACAGAGGATCAAGAAATATGGGCTGGAAAAGAATAAATTCATTCTATTTCTGGGAAGATTGGTCCCGGAAAAAGGGTGTCATTACCTTCTGGAAGCTTTTAAAGATCTGGACACAGACTATAAGCTCTTCGTTGCAGGAAACGGCTTTTTCTCAGAAGATTATTTGAAAAAGCTTCACGCCTATAAGAGCGAAAAAATCCTTTTTGGCGGGTTTGTGGAAAAAGAGGTGTTGGAGGAGCTTTTCAGCAATGCTTATCTCTACGTTCTACCCTCAGAGATAGAGGGTGTCCCTCAGGCTCTGCTACAGGCTTTGAGTTACGATCGGTGCGTTCTGGCATCTGACATCCCTGAGAACAAGGAGGCAATGGGAAAATGGGGGTTCACTTTCAAAAACAAAGACGTAAGAGACCTGAGAGAAAATTTGACCTCCCTTTTGAGCAACAAAGAAGCAGTCCAGAACGGAGGAAATAAAAGAAGCAATTATGTAAAGTCTAAATACTCCTGGGACAAAACCGCAGAGGATTTAGAAAAACTTTTTATCGAGTGTGTGGAAGAGAAGTAG